In one window of Leptospira sp. GIMC2001 DNA:
- the panD gene encoding aspartate 1-decarboxylase encodes MIITVCKGKIHRATVTEADLNYEGSLTVDMDLVDAAGMVPYEKVHVVNVNNGSRFETYLIEGKRGSGTICLNGAAARLGMKGDKVIIISYGQLDEAELPKNYQPKVVLVDEKNSRK; translated from the coding sequence ATGATCATCACAGTTTGCAAAGGCAAAATTCACAGAGCCACCGTTACCGAGGCTGATCTCAATTACGAGGGAAGTCTTACTGTAGACATGGATCTCGTTGACGCTGCGGGAATGGTGCCATATGAGAAAGTCCATGTTGTTAATGTCAACAATGGCTCAAGATTCGAAACCTATCTAATAGAAGGGAAACGAGGTTCAGGGACAATTTGCCTGAACGGAGCCGCAGCTAGGCTCGGAATGAAGGGTGACAAAGTTATCATCATTTCCTATGGACAATTGGATGAAGCAGAGCTTCCCAAGAACTACCAACCCAAAGTTGTCCTTGTTGATGAAAAAAACTCACGTAAGTGA
- a CDS encoding TetR/AcrR family transcriptional regulator, giving the protein MTKGEETKSIILRKALNLASVQGLGGITIGSLALDLNMSKSGLFGKFQSKENLQIDVLKTGSELFRRRVIYPSLKAKPGIERLKVAFTSWLDWENGSELPGGCIFLASISDLDDKPGLVRDYLLKTQKEWIQILRQFLNEAQELNSAKIKKANEDANVNTDSLVQEIWGMVLSYHFYNRFLKDKKSKTQTMQIFTQFLERYFKTK; this is encoded by the coding sequence GTGACAAAAGGTGAAGAAACCAAATCCATAATTCTTCGGAAGGCTCTGAATCTTGCTAGCGTTCAAGGTTTGGGTGGAATTACAATCGGAAGTCTTGCTCTTGATTTGAATATGTCGAAGAGTGGACTTTTTGGTAAATTTCAATCTAAAGAGAATCTTCAGATCGACGTTTTGAAAACGGGTTCAGAGCTTTTTCGAAGGAGAGTGATCTATCCAAGCCTGAAAGCAAAGCCAGGAATAGAAAGGCTAAAAGTGGCATTTACATCTTGGTTAGATTGGGAGAATGGATCGGAGCTTCCTGGTGGTTGCATTTTTCTTGCCAGTATTTCTGATCTGGATGATAAACCTGGCTTAGTTCGAGATTATTTGTTGAAGACGCAAAAGGAATGGATACAGATTCTACGCCAATTTCTGAATGAGGCACAGGAACTCAATTCTGCAAAGATCAAGAAAGCAAATGAAGATGCAAATGTAAATACAGACTCACTAGTCCAAGAGATTTGGGGAATGGTATTGAGTTATCATTTCTACAATCGATTTCTAAAAGATAAAAAATCAAAAACACAAACAATGCAGATTTTTACCCAATTTTTAGAAAGATATTTTAAAACTAAGTAG
- a CDS encoding STAS domain-containing protein — MRYIWGNMEVRALESESSLVVNLKGVLDTSNARDLENYFNTRIAAGYQKFLLDCSALESLSSGGISFLIRLADRMKMEPGLVFVLTATNSEVTRLLRFFGLESKLTVYSNSAEAKIYLSKVPRMRNRDSNPKANYGHSNSEKTREDGLSYSSGKDLKNRNASSQYPERIRFYYKGQIPRYSQPNEERKNRPSRIASSADKNSESIEPVSTLEPIQENSGINLGSNSAQSGLESKNFIKQEDLMDRLESKMAELKSAIHESGVDLEKKILGQIEFKFKNSPSIKASSHDSHLDPDTDSALDFDLKNSTEISRDQKSSGIDSHAILQRRKMLPVEVIFCGSCNASLRVSKVGKYKCPYCMARFLYSGKGSTSFTEKLT; from the coding sequence ATGCGATATATCTGGGGGAACATGGAAGTTAGAGCTCTAGAGTCAGAAAGCAGTCTTGTCGTAAACCTAAAAGGAGTTTTGGATACTTCCAATGCTCGAGACTTAGAAAATTATTTCAATACGCGTATTGCAGCTGGATATCAGAAATTCTTATTAGATTGTTCAGCCTTGGAATCCTTGTCTTCAGGTGGAATATCGTTTCTTATTCGTTTAGCGGATCGAATGAAGATGGAGCCTGGTTTAGTTTTCGTACTCACGGCGACCAATAGTGAAGTAACAAGACTATTGCGTTTCTTCGGATTGGAATCTAAGCTCACAGTATATTCCAATTCTGCTGAAGCAAAAATTTATTTATCAAAAGTTCCTAGAATGCGCAATCGGGATTCAAATCCGAAAGCAAATTACGGTCATTCAAATTCCGAGAAAACTCGTGAAGATGGCTTGTCTTATTCATCTGGCAAAGATTTAAAAAATCGAAATGCGAGTTCTCAATACCCAGAAAGAATTCGATTCTATTACAAGGGCCAAATCCCTCGGTATTCCCAACCCAATGAAGAAAGAAAAAATAGACCAAGCAGAATTGCATCTTCAGCAGATAAAAATTCTGAATCAATCGAACCTGTTTCTACATTGGAACCCATTCAAGAAAATTCTGGGATAAATCTAGGTTCAAATTCTGCGCAGTCTGGGTTGGAATCAAAAAATTTCATTAAACAAGAAGATTTAATGGATCGCTTGGAATCCAAAATGGCTGAGTTGAAATCGGCAATTCACGAGTCTGGTGTCGATTTAGAAAAGAAAATTCTCGGACAGATTGAATTCAAATTTAAAAACTCGCCCTCGATTAAAGCATCATCGCATGATAGTCATTTAGATCCAGATACAGATTCGGCATTGGATTTTGATCTAAAAAATTCTACTGAAATATCTAGAGACCAAAAATCCAGCGGGATTGATTCTCACGCTATTCTTCAAAGACGAAAGATGCTTCCAGTCGAAGTGATTTTCTGTGGTTCTTG
- a CDS encoding alpha/beta hydrolase has protein sequence MENQLDNKSTNVRLQNEIMVAEPESNGEDFNESIEAKFRISTVNDRLSYQAKIDSTRSKGRNFGLVGAHIFLSTKRVRPSRKEMDVINSSNQNYFLLDGKKIKFYQWGNEGKLIFLVHGWNGNVGNFSRFVPDLIAMGYRVVGIDLPGHGNSEGRYSNAVLASRAVFELSRIVGNPYAFITHSFGGAAATIAQELGLQADRLVYICPPRDLMSITLGFAGYWKLSEDEILQTRDAIESKVGRKLADLDLIRIGKMLNNKLLLIHDKDDSEIPYTFGEKVSQAWSQSKLLLTSGLGHRMILRDEGIKLKVLDFLENGFD, from the coding sequence ATGGAAAATCAGTTGGATAATAAAAGCACGAACGTTCGTTTGCAAAATGAAATAATGGTGGCAGAACCGGAAAGCAATGGTGAGGATTTCAATGAGTCAATAGAGGCGAAATTTAGGATTTCAACTGTCAATGATAGATTGTCTTATCAAGCTAAGATAGATTCAACAAGATCTAAAGGTAGAAATTTTGGATTGGTGGGAGCCCATATTTTTTTATCAACCAAGCGAGTCAGACCCTCCCGAAAGGAAATGGATGTGATCAACTCTTCTAATCAGAATTATTTTCTGTTAGATGGTAAAAAGATTAAATTCTATCAATGGGGAAATGAAGGCAAATTAATCTTTCTTGTCCATGGATGGAATGGAAATGTTGGAAACTTCTCACGCTTTGTTCCAGACTTGATTGCTATGGGATATCGTGTAGTCGGAATTGATCTTCCTGGTCATGGCAATTCAGAAGGAAGATATTCGAATGCGGTTCTTGCGAGTCGAGCAGTTTTTGAATTATCTAGAATTGTAGGCAATCCTTACGCATTTATCACTCACTCCTTTGGAGGAGCGGCGGCAACGATCGCGCAAGAGTTGGGATTGCAAGCAGATCGTTTAGTTTATATCTGTCCTCCTCGCGATCTAATGAGTATCACCTTGGGATTTGCAGGATATTGGAAATTAAGTGAAGATGAAATTTTACAAACTAGAGATGCCATCGAATCAAAAGTAGGGCGTAAACTTGCCGATTTGGATCTAATACGAATTGGCAAAATGCTCAATAATAAATTGCTATTAATCCATGATAAGGACGACAGTGAGATTCCATATACATTTGGAGAAAAGGTTTCCCAAGCTTGGTCTCAATCAAAACTTCTCTTAACTTCAGGACTAGGTCATAGGATGATACTTCGAGATGAAGGGATTAAGTTGAAAGTTTTAGATTTTTTGGAAAATGGTTTCGATTAG
- a CDS encoding lipoyl protein ligase domain-containing protein has translation MIFHNFHKPVTYLDYLQFQERSRKKKLESMLFLQHPMTITSGVSSKDVNLLISPDKLLSMGVDFIQTTRGGDFTGHEIGQIVTYFHINLADRKMEVGKFLAEMQTSLIEITKNIWNIELISDPQNPGLYLKSNPEKKAASLGVYFKSFFTSFGFALNLSNSGKIFQYINPCGINSNRMVSLADCGADPSLRDSFIRAYGDYWIQHVLKKYPAKNQETHRWF, from the coding sequence ATGATTTTCCATAACTTTCATAAACCCGTCACATATTTAGACTATTTACAGTTCCAGGAGAGATCGAGGAAAAAAAAGTTAGAATCCATGCTTTTTTTACAGCATCCCATGACAATCACCTCTGGAGTTTCCTCAAAAGACGTAAACTTGCTCATATCGCCGGATAAGTTGCTTTCAATGGGAGTCGACTTTATCCAGACTACTCGAGGTGGAGATTTTACGGGACATGAAATCGGACAAATTGTAACCTATTTCCATATAAATCTCGCAGATCGGAAGATGGAAGTTGGGAAATTTCTTGCTGAAATGCAAACTAGCTTAATTGAAATTACTAAAAATATTTGGAATATTGAACTGATATCCGATCCACAAAATCCTGGTTTGTATCTAAAATCCAATCCTGAGAAAAAGGCCGCATCTCTTGGCGTCTATTTTAAATCATTTTTTACAAGTTTTGGCTTCGCACTCAATCTAAGTAACTCTGGCAAAATTTTCCAATATATCAATCCTTGCGGAATCAATTCCAATCGTATGGTAAGTCTCGCTGATTGTGGAGCTGATCCAAGTCTTAGAGATTCATTCATTCGAGCTTATGGAGACTATTGGATTCAACATGTTTTGAAAAAATATCCTGCAAAGAATCAGGAAACTCACCGATGGTTCTAG